Genomic window (Mus caroli chromosome 14, CAROLI_EIJ_v1.1, whole genome shotgun sequence):
GCTAGTTAGTAGTTTCTCAACCACAGGAAGAATAAGTAGCTAAGTGGTTGAGTTTGCTAGTTTATACTTGCAGAAGTTCTCAGGgaagttcagttctcaacacccaaATCAGATTATCTCACACTGGCAACTACATCTTCAGAAGAATCAACACCCTCTCTGGACTCCTGGACTCAACACTGGCCCCCACCCCTTACACACAAATGCCAGGGAAAAAAGCACTACCTGGGAGGTGGAGTGTGCTGCataaaaaacagcaaacaaacaaagacaacatACATTTTCCAGACTTAGAAGAAGATCCCCGTTGTCCACTCTTCGAATTGAATCCACTTTTGCCCCTTCGTGAGGTGTTCCCTGAAACACGCTGACGTTTGGAAGGCACCACAGCTCGAgcaataggaggaggaggaggaacccGTGCTGGGTAACTGTACATCCTGTGGGTTAAAGAAATAATTCTTCAAAGTGTAAATTTaactcaagccaggcatggtggcgcacgcctttaataccaacacttgggaggcagagacaggctgatttctgagttcgaggccagcctcgtctacagagtgagttccaggacaaccagggccacacagagaaaccctgtctcaaaaaaccaaaagaaaaaaaaaagacaaaagaaagattaACTCAAGATACAACCAGAGCATAACAACAGGATTACTGGTTTTagtcccttcttttccttttgatgttATTCAAAACTCAATTTGATGAAAAATGCTGCAAGAGGAAAGAGGCGCCCCTCACACATACAGTAAATGATAGGCTTgactagacttttaaaaaatggactgttgccgggcatggtggcgcacgcctttaatcccagcactcgggaggcagaggcaggtggatttctgagttccaggccagcctggtctacaaagtgagttccaggacagccagggctaaacagagaaaccctgtctcgaaaaaaaaaaaaaaaaaaggactgtttCCAGGTTAAGGAAATTTTAAGAGAATGTAAGTAAGTTAGAATGAATTGCTTTTACCTTATACTTAAACAATTCACATAAAGTCAACTACAACAAACAGGTGTTCTGATTTTATTCAAGTTCACTGCTACTAGTGATAAAGAGGAGCCACCACCATTGAGTTTTTTCacctactttaaaaattaaataaaacaaagcaatcatAGGATGAGACAGCTGTatataaagatgcttgctgccaaccaAGCTTGTTGACCTCAATTTGTGTGATAAGAAATCCAAAGGGCGACCTGACACTACTCCCACTCTAAAAATAAGAGTTCTACCATCTTATTACATATTTGTTTAGGTATGCGTCTAGGGGCATGAATGGAACCCTGGGAAGTAAATATGACCCATCATACTTGGTGGCAGTcaccttttacctgctgagccatcttggagGAACCAAggtaagttaattttaaaaagttttgttttgaatttatttttgtaaaattgaaaaattttaGTGTTAACACATTACTTTCTCCAGCTCTACTATATTTAACCAATTTTGTTCCCCTTTCAGTGTCACTGATTTCTGTGGGTCAAGGAAGAGTTTGCTAGCTACTTCTTTTGAGTCACAAGCTGAAAACACTAGGAAAGGTCTTATTACACTATGAATTAGGTTTTTACttgagtctcaggacagccagcactTTGCTCCCCCTAACACCCCCAACCAAAAAACTgaacagaaatgaacaaaaacagaTCCAGAAGTTATAAAAACTATGCTACCCACTCTTAATCTCAACTATCCTAGGCAGAGACTGAAACTGCCTAATTTCTTATCTGAAAATCATGTTTTCATTTCCTAAATTTGCCAGCCCACATACACTTAAATACTCTTCTAATATAGGTCAACCAGCAGCGTATGATCAGAAAACCCCCCAAACATTCTATTAACTATCTTTCCATATAAGCACTTTAGTGCGAACAAGCCAAGAAAATATTAACTTCTCTTTCTGTAGAAACAGTAATGTTTTAGATCCAGTATGTGCTGTAAGTTTGCTAGACTTTAGAAACTGATCAAGAGTCtcttcaactatttttttttttttttgtggtttttcgagacagggtttctctgtgtagctctggctgtcctggaactcactttgtagaccaggctggcctcgaactcagaaatccgcctgcctctgcctcccgagtgctgggattaaaggcgtgcgccaccacgcccggctctactcAGTTATAGTTAATGAAGTAATCTAGATTAGAGTTTAAAGTGTTCAATCGAGGGCTGGAGCTCTGCGGTGCTACAGAAGGATGCACAGTTTTAGAGGAACCACCTCTCATTTATGTGGCTTCAGCAGTCACAGGAACTTAACACAAACCATCTCACCAAGTAATGCTAAGAACGGTACACAGTCTTTGAAAAAAACTACAAAAGTCAGGTGTAGTGGTAAACCCTGTAACCccacactcaagagactgaggcaaggaggaTCTTAGGCAGACCCGGGCTACATGAGACTGCCGAAGCCAGGagcaacaaaacacaaacaaggtCATTATTGTTTTCAAAAAGTACCATGGTTTAGACTAAAACATCTATACTACAAAGAGAAGTCTCCCAATATATGCAAAAGCAATTGTGCCAATTATATGACTTATGGAGTCCTTCATCTGAAtctatttttctcaattttttaagAAGGTTAAACATGAAAGGCTATGGAAGAAAATGTTAACAGACATCAATGATATATTTAATGGGAAGAAAAATTTTTAGTCTCCCTGAAAGGCTTCCAAGACAAAAATAATATAGGCTAGTGTAGACCACAAATTTCACGATCACATCCTGGCTTTTTACCTTAGCCCAAGCACTAAATAATTTAGCAttattggagagatggctcaggggttaagagcaccaaatgttctttcagaggttctgagttcaattcctggcaactacatggtggttcacaaccatctgtactgggacctgatgcccccttctggcattcaggcatacatgcagatggAGCActaatatgcattttaaaagatttacttattgtATTTATGAGTGCAaagtagctgttttcagacacaccaaaagatggatgtgagccaccatgtgttcgctgggaaatgaattcaggacctttggaagagcagccaatgctcttaaccactgagccatctgtccagcccacaataaatctataaagaaaaaaaaaaaaaaaacaactagcaTTACTTATGTATGTCTCACTGTCCTTTGAGATCTTTTCAAGAATATTAGTGTTCTTTTGTCAGAGGTCCAATTTAGGGTTGGGGCAAAGTCTCAGAATCTTCCTAGTACCTGAATTCAGGATGTTTTTATCTCAATCCCTAAGACTTGCAAGCTTGccattgtttttcaaataaaaagagcTGGGCAGTGCTACCCTTAAATCCCCCAGGCAACctaagtgagttcaaggccagctagagTTAGCGATCCtctctaaaaacaaaagccaggaaatCACAAACAGTACATTAGATGAAATGTTAAAAGCATTAATGACCATTCATTCAGCCAGATCAAGAGGTCTTTCATATATACTGTTCACTTTAAGGAGATTAGGTAAACTACAAAGAAGCCTGACTAACAGAGAAGTTAGAATTTCACTAGTGAATGAGATTCAAATGATTCTTGTCTTGGTTACAGGACTTTGCATCCTGTACACAAATAGTGGCACCCAAACCACATACTAAGTGGCATCTAGATCCAAGGGTGGACTTAACTCTATATAACTAAGTTCTTGACTGACCACAATTTCTGCCAAGACTCCTGAGTCCTAACTAGGTAATTCTTTCAGCCCCAATTACTAAGTCTCTTACTGCTAATTATATCCCCCAATGTTTCCTCACTTATATGGTCAGAGTAaaagacatggtggcacactcctttaatcccagcactcaggaagctgaggcaggagttagAGGCAGGCCTTATTTGTAATGTTAGTTCCAGTACAGGCAGGACTGTcatagagaaatcctatcttggaaaaacaaaaaacaaaacaaaacaaaatatttaaaatgtttgtgaaaGACAAACAATATGCAGTATCTCCTAGGGAAATAATTTCATTACTTATTCTTCTAAACTAACCTCTAGAAAATACTATCAATATACTTAGTATCTGAAGTATTATGTTTTTTAActtgataaagaaaacacatgcattaaaagttagaaaattgccgggcgtggtggcgcacgcctttaatcccagcactcgggaggcagaggcaggcggatttctgagttcgaggccagcctggtctacaaagNccagcctggtctacaaagtgagtgccaggacagccagggctacacagagaaaccctgtcccgaaaaaccaaaaaaaaaaaaaaaaaaaaaaaaagttagaaaattcTACCAGCCAAGGTGGTGGTATGGCTATAGCTGTAAAACTTGTAAGAGACAAGAGTTAATGGAGGGCCAGCATACCCTATGAAGTTCTAAGTCTACAAGTGCTACAAagggaagctgggcgtggtggcgcaagcctttaatcccagcactcaggaagcagaggcaggtggatttctgagttctaggccagcctgatctacaaagtgagttccaggacagccagggctatacagagaaaccttgtcttgagaaaaaaaaaaaagcagtattaCTTTAAAAAGTCAGTGCTTGGCTTTCTAACTATCATGAACACATATGAGAAACCTCATACATACCTGTCATAATAATCCCGTTGAAAGTCATAGTCCAAGTCAAATGAGGAACTGAAAGATAAATTTCAAAAGATTATTTTGGAGCTGCTGTTGTTATTTCAACAGGCAGGTGGGGTGAAAACAGGCCAAACAAACCACAACAAATAGATCAGTAAGATTAGCAACAAATAATCCCCATTCATTCAAACAAATCATTTGCCCTCCATGTAATCTTAGACCACTGGACATGCAGTGATTAATTTAGCAACAGTGAAGAAACAATACAATAGTTGTTACACCACAATGCCCTTACTTTCTAGCTTCCTTGAAACTAACAAATTTCTCATTttgtactatacacacacatagaattattcctaaacaacaaaaaacagagccAAAAGGGATGTATGCTAACACAAGTTAATAAGAATTACACTTTTGCACATAGAAAGCACATTGCATTAACCCTCCCCACatccagaaaacacagagaagatgCCCACTGATGGACACAATGCagttataaataataaagttcCGGACCTGAGTAGAGGGGACGGAGAAGGGTGTTCTGGTACTGACCCGTACATCTCCGCTGCAGATCGTTTCACACCTGCTTTTCCTCGGTTCACTTTTGGCTCTGCAGCCAGGTTAATAtctggaaaaaaggaaaacaaagcccAATAGgagttaaaagaaacaaaaccaggctggagagatggctcagcagttaagagtactgactgctcttccagaggtcctgagttcaattcccagcaccacatggtggctcaaaaccatctgtaatgtctCTGAAGCCCAAAACCAAAatccacatgcatatatgtatatatgtatgtatgtatttattttcactcCCCAGCAAAGCAAACCTAGGCCTTTTGTTATCTAATGATTAATCTTAGTAATATTAACTTTCCTTCTCACTTTGAAAAGGTTAAGCTTTACAGAGCTAGCCTTTCCTTTTTGGACTGTCAGATTCAAAAATGTCCTAACTCCAGCAGTGGAACTGGTCAGCATTTGTATTTCGGTATGGAGATAAAGATTACATAAATATTACAAACTAATTTTTTCCTTAGATTGTATTAGGCCCAAATAGCATGAAAATAACCCAGAGAATATTAAAAGGTTCAAGTTCCAGAGGCTATACATTTTATTCCCAGCAGAAGCAGGccaagttcaaggacagacaGACCTAACAAGACCAGCAACCAGAGAAGCTGTAAACAGGGAAAGTTTTATGTAGTTTTAATACATTCAAACTTGCTTTAAAAGACAAACTTGGACCAGaaatgatggcacacactttaattGCAACACAATTGGAGCTTGAAGCCAGTGTAGTCAacatagtaagtttcagaacAGCAAGGGCTAGAAAAcctgtctttttttggggggcgggggggggtttcgagacagagtttctctgtgtagccctggctgtcctggcactcactttgtagactaggctggcctcgaactcagaaatccgcctgcctctgccNNNNNNNNNNNNNNNNNNNNNNNNNNNNNNNNNNNNNNNNNNNNNNNNNNNNNNNNNNNNNNNNNNNNNNNNNNNNNNNNNNNNNNNNNNNNNNNNNNNNNNNNNNNNNNNNNNNNNNNNttttttttttttttttttaagaaaacctgTCTTAACCCATACACATAATGTTTCGGGATTAAGTGAACTTGTGGGAAACTAATAGAAGCAAAGCATTTAACAGTGTTAGtgattctgtgtatgtgttgctTGAAAATTTTTATCCTATAAAGCATTGACTGAAACACATAAAAGGGCTACAACTGAGATCTGTGGCAAAATAACTCTAATATGCCCAAGGAACACATTTTTATAAAGCaagtaaaggaaaatatatacaaCTACATACATTTGGGGTGGATAATACCAAGACACTGTACAGAATTTGTGAAACAAAATGATTTGTACACCAGCCAAAATATGCACATGGAGGCCACAGTAAAACCTATAGTTGTTATTTCTTCTCTTCAACATTGTGGGGTCCAaatattgaactcaggttttagGCTTGACATCAAGTGCCTTACCCACAGACATTATGCCAttctaaataaaagatttaaaaaaaaatttctcactTCCTCATTTCTAGAAAGTAGTACTATACTACATCTGCCAGAACTACAAAAACTTGCTAAAAGGATAAAAAGGAACATgctaaattaaaaggaaaaaagccaaTACAAAGAGGAAAACCTAAAAATTTCTTCAACAAAGAGGCATAAATTTCACCATTTTATTGTGTacaaataaatatagaattaAGAACTAAGAAATAACTACTTACTAGTGTGTGAGGACTGAGTATTTCaaacttttgatatatatgcacaaaatGCCATAAATAAAACCCAATATTTAGGAtctttaacttaaaaaaacaaacaaacaaaaatactcacCTAAAACCTGGCCAGCAATCATTCTGCCATCCTCGCCAGCTACAGCAGCTCGGGCATTTCTTTCATTAACATACTGGACAAAGGCAAAGCCTTTATGCACAGAGCAGCCCACAATTTTGCCATACTTTGAAAAGATGGCCTCCACATCAGACTTCTTGACCACCAGAGTGTTGAGATTCCCAATGAATACACGGGAATTCATGGATCGAGGATCCGTCTTGTTGGTAACATTGCTAGCCATCTCCTTTGATGATGAGGTTTCTCACAAAGCTGAAAACTGGAATGAAAGAGAAGCATTCAgattaacagaagttattaatGGTTATAAGTTATTAATGGTATAAGTTATTTTATTTGAACCACTGTGACTACTCaagagtttctttatttttttttaattccgaATTCTAATTCCTTAAAACTTTTAACTACCTTTTCAGCCTTTTTGGTCTTCCTGGTTGTTAGAATActatagttaattttaaaatattaaataaagtctAATGTTTTCTCAAAATAGACCAACCCCAAATTCTACCCTGAAATATTCTTCATCTTTCAACTATACTCAATATACAAACGCAAATATTTCCAACTAGTCAAGATATTCACTTGGACTTAGCATATGCTACAAAGTATAAAGCCATCTATCCATAGAGTACAAATATTCTAAAACCAATTTTTACATCTAGAATATTAAAAttggatggtgatgatgataaacCAGCCAGCACGACATAGAACACTAAGAAAGTACAACTTTCTTAAGTTTTGGTTTCTTCAAGAGAGCTCCAGTCTAGCCAAGCTGGCCTGAATACTGGAATTCTGAATACTTAGGATCCTGGAATTTTATGTTTGAACCAGAGTTCTCACTCTAAAGACTATGTAAAACCAAAAACTCTTAAGATGAAAATGGAGTTGGTTTGACAGAATACCCACTGATGTCCTTTCATAATAGTAATTTATAGACCCCTATCCTTTTGAAAAGAACTAAAGAATCTTTAATTTGGGTCTAATATCTTTCCTAATGACAAACTAATTCTCAGTGGATGTTTTTCTGTATGTTTCAAAGAACACAGATGTAGCCCATTGCTATTAAAATTGTCAGGGACTAATTCAGTAGCGTTTTCAAAAGATTTCAGGCTACACTCTAGTGTAGGTAGTGCTCTAAGTAGTGCTCATGTCTTAAAAGCACTACCTCCACCCCTAAAATAAAGGTATGCTcaagcccggcatggtggcacacacctttaatccctgcagtggcagaggcaggtggatttctgagttcgaggccagcctggtctacaaagtgagtttcaggacagccagggctatacagagaaacccagtctcaaaaaNNNNNNNNNNNNNNNNNNNNNNNNNNNNNNNNNNNNNNNNNNNNNNNNNNNNNNNNNNNNNNNNNNNNNNNNNNNNNNNNNNNNNNNNNNNNNNNNNNNNNNNNNNNNNNNNNNNNNNNNNNNNNNNNNNNNNNNNNNNNNNNNNNNNNNNNNNNNNNNNNNNNNNNNNNNNNNNNNNNNNNNNNNNNNNNNNNNNNNNNNNNNNNNNNNNNNNNNNNNNNNNNNNNNNNNNNNNNNNNNNNNNNNNNNNNNNNNNNNNNNNNNNNNNNNNNNNNNNNNNNNNNNNNNNNNNNNNNNNNNNNNNNNNNNNNNNNNNNNNNNNNNNNNNNNNNNNNNNNNNNNNNNNNNNNNNNNNNNNNNNNNNNNNNNNNNNNNNNNNNNNNNNNNNNNNNNNNNNNNNNNNNNNNNNNNNNNNNNNNNNNNNNNNNNNNNNNNNNNNNNNNNNNNNNNNNNNNNNNNNNNNNNNNNNNNNNNNNNNNNNNNNNNNNNNNNNNNNNNNNNNNNNNNNNNNNNNNNNNNNNNNNNNNNNNNNNNNNNNNNNNNNNNNNNNNNNNNNNNNNNNNNNNNNNNNNNNNNNNNNNNNNNNNNNNNNNNNNNNNNNNNNNNNNNNNNNNNNNNNNNNNNNNNNNNNNNNNNNNNNNNNNNNNNNNNNNNNNNNNNNNNNNNNNNNNNNNNNNNNNNNNNNNNNNNNNNNNNNNNNNNNNNNNNNNNNNNNNNNNNNNNNNNNNNNNNNNNNNNNNNNNNNNNNNNNNNNNNNNNNNNNNNNNNNNNNNNNNNNNNNNNNNNNNNNNNNNNNNNNNNNNNNNNNNNNNNNNNNNNNNNNNNNNNNNNNNNNNNNNNNNNNNNNNNNNNNNNNNNNNNaaaaaaaaaaaaaaaaaaaaaaaaaaaagaaatagtaaaaatgtctTCCTAGGtatgctgggaggtggtggcacacacctttaatcccagcacttgggaggcagagacaggcggatttcttccaggccagcctggtctacaaagtgagttccaagacagccaggactatacagaaaaaccctgtctcggggaaaaaacaaagaaaaaaaaatatatatatatataaatcttccTAGGTATAGAGTGTGGTTGTTGAGACAAGCCTTAAATACCAACACTCAGGTGGCACATGAGTATGACAATTCAAGGTCAGCATTATCTACATTTTCAGTTTATATATGTAGTAATATATGCGATGAAATACAAAAAATACAAGTCTCTTTCTATTTGGCATTTAATACAATTCTCTGCTTTGATCACATAGGTCAGTCATTAGTGATAGAAATCACTTATGGCAATCAGCATTGCTTAGCATGTCAAGCCACATTAGGCAATTTGAGTTAGATTACCCTTACAACCTAAACTAGCCTATATTACATAGAGAAAAAACTCCTTTACTATCTAATGTCATATGAGAATGACACAAACCTCAATTATTGGCCTGGCTGCTATATAATTCTATGCAGGCCAATTTTGTCCTCAAAAAATGgtaatttctttcctttggaaatattttaatagttttatcagtatgcatgcatgtatgtatgtatgtttgttttacaCTCTCCTTTGTGCCACTACCTGAGGTCAGAAAATTCATACAATTTCCCTGTAACTGGGATTAtgtatgggtgctggaaatcaaatctaGATCCCCCGCAAACCCCAAAGCCTCAATGAGTGACACTAATTTTGcatcaataaattaattttataaagaaaatgtatttaagtCTTTTTCACATCTTCCTGTTTTTTCAAGACTCTTGATTATAAGCAATTTCATTTACTGGCAGCCATCAATCTGAATTAATATTTCACTTATTTTGTTCTGATGtccttaaatttcttttgttgAACATTCCCCATTGACTTGCATCACTTTCGGGCTGTTTTCCTTGTATGTTGTCTATGAACCTTTACTCTattagaggccagaagatcaaGTTTAGTTTTGTTAAACACAAGCCTAAATTATTGGCCTATGTtaacatacatctttaatcccagaggtaGAGGGTTGTTTGGATctccagagatacccaaggtcacatgttaaagagaaagaagaggggataCACTAGTCATCTTTAAAATGTTacaatggccgggcgtggtggcctttaatcccagcacttgggaggcagaggcaggcggatttctgagttcgaggccagcctggtctacagagtgagttccaggacagccaggactacaNNNNNNNNNNNNNNNNNNNNNNNNNNNNNNNNNNNNNNNNNNNNNNNNNNNNNNNNNNNNNNNNNNNNNNNNNNNNNNNNNNNNNNNNNNNNNNNNNNNNNNNNNNNNNNNNNNNNNNNNNNNNNNNNNNNNNNNNNNNNNNNNNNNNNNNNNNNNNNNNNNNNNNNNNNNNNNNNNNNNNNNNNNNNNNNNNNNNNNNNNNNNNNNNNNNNNNNNNNNNNNNNNNNNNNNNNNNNNNNNNNNNNNNNNNNNNNNNNNNNNNNNNNNNNNNNNNNNNNNNNNNNNNNNNNNNNNNNNNNNNNNNNNNNNNNNNNNNNNNNNNNNNNNNNNNNNNNNNNNNNNNNNNNNNNNNNNNNNNNNNNNNNNNNNNNNNNNNNNNNNNNNNNNNNNNNNNNNNNNNNNNNNNNNNNNNNNNNNNNNNNNNNNNNNNNNNNNNNNNNNNNNNNNNNNNNNNNNNNNNNNNNNNNNNNNNNNNNNNNNNNNNNNNNNNNNNNNNNNNNNNNNNNNNNNNNNNNNNNNNNNNNNNNNNNNNNNNNNNNNNNNNNNNNNNNNNNNNNNNNNNNNNNNNNNNNNNNNNNNNNNNNNNNNNNNNNNNNNNNNNNNNNNNNNNNNNNNNNNNNNNNNNNNNNNNNNNNNNNNNNNNNNNNNNNNNNNNNNNNNNNNNNNNNNNNNNNNNNNNNNNNNNNNNNNNNNNNNNNNNNNNNNNNNNNNNNNNNNNNNNNNNNNNNNNNNNNNNNNNNNNNNNNNNNNNNNNNNNNNNNNNNNNNNNNNNNNNNNNNNNNNNNNNNNNNNNNNNNNNNNNNNNNNNNNNNNNNNNNNNNNNNNNNNNNNNNNNNNNNNNNNNNNNNNNNNNNNNNNNNNNNNNNNNNNNNNNNNNNNNNNNNNNNNNNNNNNNNNNNNNNNNNNNNNNNNNNNNNNNNNNNNNNNNNNNNNNNNNNNNNNNNNNNNNNNNNNNNNNNNNNNNNNNNNNNNNNNNNNNNNNNNNNNNNNNNNNNNNNNNNNNNNNNNNNNNNNNNNNNNNNNNNNNNNNNNNNNNNNNNNNNNNNNNNNNNNNNNNNNNNNNNNNNNNNNNNNNNNNNNNNNNNNNNNNNNNNNNNNNNNNNNNNNNNNNNNNNNNNNNNNNNNNNNNNNNNNNcactttgtagaccaggctggcctcgaactcagaaatccacctgcctctgcctcccgagtgctgggattaaaggcgtgcgccaccacgcccggctttttttttggttttttgagacagggtttctctgtgtagccctctcTCTCACTTACATGACCCATCTAATGGTCAGATTCTGTACTATCCTCTTTTATCTAgaataaaaacaatcaatcatgtcctttttctttcttttttataattttaatacaacCAACCTAGTTTCAAAACACAAGTTTGGGCTGGGTGTGACTGACCAAGGCTTTTTTAAGGAAGCAAAATCTCTGGGAATCTGAAAACAGCATGGATTACACAGttatttccaggacagctatgtACGAAAGGACAGTTTAGGGCTCAAAGCAagatggagaagggaggaggggaggatactgtttaaaataaacataaaataaaatagctgcaATGTCTCACAGGTATAAATTACAATGAGGTatgtgaagcaggaagattgaATGAGGCAATCTGGGTTAGCAGAATGAGTAACTGAGGAAAGAGAGTTGGTATGTCTGTTACTGGGTAAACCAATACAATTTCAGTTCCTATAGATTCACAACATTAAGGTTACACCTTGCAACTAGAACCTTGTACATACTAAGCATATATTCCACCAATacgctttttaaaaaaaatttttatttattatatgcaagtacactgtagctgtgttcaggcACCCCAGAAGACgatatctcattatggatggttgtaagccaccatggggttgct
Coding sequences:
- the Hnrnpc gene encoding heterogeneous nuclear ribonucleoproteins C1/C2 isoform X4; this encodes MASNVTNKTDPRSMNSRVFIGNLNTLVVKKSDVEAIFSKYGKIVGCSVHKGFAFVQYVNERNARAAVAGEDGRMIAGQVLDINLAAEPKVNRGKAGVKRSAAEMYGSSFDLDYDFQRDYYDRMYSYPARVPPPPPIARAVVPSKRQRVSGNTSRRGKSGFNSKSGQRGSSSKSGKLKGDDLQAIKKELTQIKQKVDSLLESLEKIEKEQSKQADLSFSSPVEMKNEKSEEEQSSASVKKDETNVKMESEAGADDSAEEGDLLDDDDNEDRGDDQLELKDDEKEPEEGEDDRDSANGEDDS
- the Hnrnpc gene encoding heterogeneous nuclear ribonucleoproteins C1/C2 isoform X6, encoding MASNVTNKTDPRSMNSRVFIGNLNTLVVKKSDVEAIFSKYGKIVGCSVHKGFAFVQYVNERNARAAVAGEDGRMIAGQVLDINLAAEPKVNRGKAGVKRSAAEMYGSSFDLDYDFQRDYYDRMYSYPARVPPPPPIARAVVPSKRQRVSGNTSRRGKSGFNSKSGQRGSSSKSGKLKGDDLQAIKKELTQIKQKVDSLLESLEKIEKEQSKQAEMKNEKSEEEQSSASVKKDETNVKMESEAGADDSAEEGDLLDDDDNEDRGDDQLELKDDEKEPEEGEDDRDSANGEDDS
- the Hnrnpc gene encoding heterogeneous nuclear ribonucleoproteins C1/C2 isoform X1: MASNVTNKTDPRSMNSRVFIGNLNTLVVKKSDVEAIFSKYGKIVGCSVHKGFAFVQYVNERNARAAVAGEDGRMIAGQVLDINLAAEPKVNRGKAGVKRSAAEMYGSVPEHPSPSPLLSSSFDLDYDFQRDYYDRMYSYPARVPPPPPIARAVVPSKRQRVSGNTSRRGKSGFNSKSGQRGSSSKSGKLKGDDLQAIKKELTQIKQKVDSLLESLEKIEKEQSKQADLSFSSPVEMKNEKSEEEQSSASVKKDETNVKMESEAGADDSAEEGDLLDDDDNEDRGDDQLELKDDEKEPEEGEDDRDSANGEDDS
- the Hnrnpc gene encoding heterogeneous nuclear ribonucleoproteins C1/C2 isoform X2, with amino-acid sequence MASNVTNKTDPRSMNSRVFIGNLNTLVVKKSDVEAIFSKYGKIVGCSVHKGFAFVQYVNERNARAAVAGEDGRMIAGQVLDINLAAEPKVNRGKAGVKRSAAEMYGSVPEHPSPSPLLSSSFDLDYDFQRDYYDRMYSYPARVPPPPPIARAVVPSKRQRVSGNTSRRGKSGFNSKSGQRGSSSKSGKLKGDDLQAIKKELTQIKQKVDSLLESLEKIEKEQSKQAVEMKNEKSEEEQSSASVKKDETNVKMESEAGADDSAEEGDLLDDDDNEDRGDDQLELKDDEKEPEEGEDDRDSANGEDDS
- the Hnrnpc gene encoding heterogeneous nuclear ribonucleoproteins C1/C2 isoform X3, encoding MASNVTNKTDPRSMNSRVFIGNLNTLVVKKSDVEAIFSKYGKIVGCSVHKGFAFVQYVNERNARAAVAGEDGRMIAGQVLDINLAAEPKVNRGKAGVKRSAAEMYGSVPEHPSPSPLLSSSFDLDYDFQRDYYDRMYSYPARVPPPPPIARAVVPSKRQRVSGNTSRRGKSGFNSKSGQRGSSSKSGKLKGDDLQAIKKELTQIKQKVDSLLESLEKIEKEQSKQAEMKNEKSEEEQSSASVKKDETNVKMESEAGADDSAEEGDLLDDDDNEDRGDDQLELKDDEKEPEEGEDDRDSANGEDDS
- the Hnrnpc gene encoding heterogeneous nuclear ribonucleoproteins C1/C2 isoform X5, with the protein product MASNVTNKTDPRSMNSRVFIGNLNTLVVKKSDVEAIFSKYGKIVGCSVHKGFAFVQYVNERNARAAVAGEDGRMIAGQVLDINLAAEPKVNRGKAGVKRSAAEMYGSSFDLDYDFQRDYYDRMYSYPARVPPPPPIARAVVPSKRQRVSGNTSRRGKSGFNSKSGQRGSSSKSGKLKGDDLQAIKKELTQIKQKVDSLLESLEKIEKEQSKQAVEMKNEKSEEEQSSASVKKDETNVKMESEAGADDSAEEGDLLDDDDNEDRGDDQLELKDDEKEPEEGEDDRDSANGEDDS